The Danio aesculapii chromosome 22, fDanAes4.1, whole genome shotgun sequence genomic sequence tgactgtgtttacatggacatcagtaatcaaattattaaatggtgggctttaactgcagtttggcactttcattcatgcccctcgtGGCAAACGAGATATTTGATTCAAGGAACTGCTGTAAGCGTGTATTTTTAAcgcaatgtttgataccgcacggcgaatgAGAGACataaaacctccgcatttctctgtaacttagatgcacttggCAGGTAGCGTCAAAGCCGTGTGTTATTTCCCTCACAAAATGTGGCGTAAATCCTACACAACGGTCTTCGTTTTATTGCGGTGTTTACGTGTTTACACTCAGAGCAgaatttacagcggatcttttagtccataatattgtagtgatattaatgtactgtaaacttagtaactaaatcattttgactaaggtgtgtctttaaacactgaaagagtgcTGCTGACGATAccaactaactttgccatctgaataaacgaACACAgaccactgatcacacacttacctaatctgtagagacaggacaatcaacaccaactggagccgcgtctttattaaaaggagacgagcggcaaagcgaaaagctctctggtaaaaaaaatgttagaCATGTAAGTTTGTCGCACGTCGCGTGcattgtaatccacacgtgagaccagctgcgctctcatagtgggaaaatgaaaacaaaacctttgttgcaacAAATTATAAAAGCAACGCTGACGACCCGTATCTCCAAACAAGTCTTCTTctcccacttgttttggcaacacaacgtggcgtctctctgccgtctaaCAGGTAAACACAATCTTATAatctatcatgcatattaatgaagttgcaccgcatacacaaaGGAGTGCGCTGATTGGTTTAAACCAAGTCTTTcctcatgaatgaatgcagcacactcagagacgtcacgatgcactcgcaggtacagacagccagtctacacgctggaatacaAGCAAGGATCTAATCGGTATGACACAGCTTCAAAAATTGGTTTTAAACCGAAAGAACAAATctgctcaaaataacgcaaaaacaaccaacttCACTTTGtgtaatatatgtgtcctaatagtgtttatagcagcgtgggacacatatatgactgtcaacaccTCAAAAAACGTgtgttggtgtttcgtgaccctttaaggctgctatcttgtgggctgttgtatttgaatttgtgCATAGGTATAGTATTGGTAGTTGATCGTGTTCATATATCCTCTAAATACATGTTTCCAAAAATGTAGGGTTGAGTTTTTACTATACAATATTCtattgattttgaatcttgcacctaacaagtgaagtttcataaactaatttcgagaggagcacgtgatatgattgagcacgactggccgctcatctgtaatcggtaataatccaatcagagtgatcctagtttactataaatggatcattttctccctactgctctatcatcgtttggaagaatccccccttccaccccatctcctccttttcctcccttttctaaagggggagctctcgagacctacttgatctcggatctcctgatatgcttatactcaaatatctccgagctcagggttctctcccgggacagcatgccaaacctgctttaaacaccaagcatatctaagtgggaactcttgaaatatccttatttagaaaaaaaacgaatacaaactaaactaaaactaagtctcgtattgattttaaaacatttattttaacatataaagcggttcacggttctgctccaggttacatttgtgacctgatatCCATTTCCTCTACCTCTCGCTGTCTACGCTCTGCCTCAAGTACTACGCTGTTTCAGCCTCgctgcaaactcagcaccatgggaggtagggcgttctctttccgtgctcccaaactgtggaatgctcctcccactaacattaggaatgccggttcattggacgcttttaaaaagctacttaaaactcatctttttaggactttaatttgtgatatctcttttatccttactgtgtttttattgtatttttttaaataattgtttactgtgctttgttgtttttactttcttgtaagcactttgggttttagaaaagcgcgttataaataaaatatattattattattattattactaagtcatttaaaaatatataaactagtTAATCTCCCTCTAAAAACCAATTAAagctaactgaatttgaaaacaaaaagtcaaaacaaaatagaaactaaaactaataaaaaatccaaaactattataaccttgctgCACAGTTGTGCTTTGTTTCCCGTGTAGGATCTCATCGCACTGTTGAGCCCTGTTAGAGCGCTCTCTGCTGTTAGcaaactgttaaaaactagcctctaATAATCAATTTACTTCATTTTCAGGTCTGATGGTGGCGGAGGAGAGCGAAGTACTGAGTGAAGATGAAGATAAAACTCAATCAAAGACTGAAGATGGTTTTTTATTTAACACAACAGCTGTAACAGGTTTCATCTGCAGtctgtgtggaaagagtttcaattGTAAATACTATTTCAAgcttcacatgatgatccacactggagagaaaccgtacaaatGTGATCAGTGCAGCAAAACGTTTTTGAAGCCTTCAGACCTGAAGAGCCATCATCGAATTCACACAAACGAGAGGCCTTACTCGTGCTCtgaatgtgggaagagttttaccCATCAACTTTATCTAAAAGCACATGAGAAGATCCACAGTGGCGTGAGGGAGTTTGTGTGCGATAAGTGCGAGAAGACTTTTTTAAGAGCTGGAAACTTGAAACGACACCAGAGGACTCACACTAAAGAGAAACCGGACAACCAGTCAAACTGCAGCACGGGATTCAATCAAACACAAATCCTGAAAACACACGAGAGGACTCACACTGAAGAAAAACCGGACAACCAGTCAAACTGCAGCACGGGATTCAGTCAGACTCAAATCCTGAAAACACACGAGAGGACTCACACTGAAGAGAAACCAGACAACCAGTCAAACTGCAGCACGGGATTCAATCAGACTCCAATCCTGAAAACACACGAGAGGACTCACACTGAAGAGAAACCGGACAACCAGTCAAACTGCAGCACGGGATTCAATCAGACTCCAATCCTGAAAACACACGAGAGGACTCACACTGAAGAGAAACCGGACAACCAGTCAAACTGCAGCACGGGATTCAATCAGACTCCAATCCTGAAAACACACGAGAGGACTCACACTGAAGAGAAACTATACACGTGTattgagtgtgggaagagtttcatgaAATTCTCATGGCTTTTTCACCACATGaagagccacactggagagagagcGCACAAGTGTGATcagtgcagcaaaacattttcaaacCATTCAGGTCTGAAGGAACATCGCAGAGTTCACACAAACGAGAAGCCTTATTCATGCTCCGAGTGCGGGAAGAGTTTTAGATATCGGTCAAATCTAAAAGACCACGAGAAgctccacactggtgtgaaagagcACGTGTGCTTAGAGTGTGGGAAGGGTTTTATTAGAGCTCGGGTACTGAAACAACACCagaggatccacaccggagagaaaccgtaccAGTGTTCACAATGCGACATGAGATTCAGACTGTTACAAAACCTGAAAcaacaccagaggattcacactggagagataCCGAACACGCATTCAGTGTCTCAATCAACACATgctgatccacaccggagagaaaacGCACAAATGCAATcagtgcagcaaaacatttttgaaggCTTCACCGCTGAAGAAACATCTTCGAGTTCATATAAAGAAGAAGCCTAATACATGTTCTTTAGCTCCATCAGAAACTTGCTCAGCCCCCCACAAGGGTTTCCTAATGACTTTTCCTATTTCCTTTCATGAGATAACTCAAGCAAAAAACAGTCAGTTTCTGTGTACAACCCTTAACCAGCCTTATGTCCTCAGCAACTTTAAACTGAAGAACAAACTAAAAAATCCATCTGAAACGGAGTTATGTTTGAGTTTGTTGTGAAAGTTCGAATCAGATGAGGGAGTTAAAACCCCTTTGAGCTGCCTTTGTTCTGTGGTAGTTCGGCAGTCAGTGGGTCTGTTTTGGAGCTTCGGCTTGTTTGACATGCATTTCATCACCAGTCAGATCACCTAAGTGAAATTTTGGCTCCTAAAccctagggctgcacgattctggctaaaatgtgaatcaagATCTCGTTTTTgtcacaattctgtagatgtaaaataaagggtAATAttggtaggctattattattgttgattctcaaacatatggtaaaacaacaacaataataataatatcaggcctgtgtgtaggtctactgttgggtaaaatgctaaattttgtaccgtcattatggtggacttgaacacacttttaatatgtcctgtttgttaattcacagtaaaatgatgacttcagaatataactattcataattataaagttgatttattatgtttgagacatgtgcttgtcatctgttattgacaacattattagaccatttgttttcactggtaaaatgagacatttgtcatcatcagattccttcttgcattatatccagcattatataggctagttataccgacacagtaaacatttattttcatgcacaacactgtgttagctaagacaaaacaaatcaaatgcttgtcgtaatcataactgtaaaatgcgatatgatcatttaaattatgtGCGCGCCGGTGCCTGAGGGAGCGAGTTCAAGCCAAACAGTGAGAACAGCGCCTACTAGGGTCACAGAATACGATCTTCACTTTCACTTCCCAGTGCGGCTCATGGCAGCcatcacaaaaaaaacacacatgcaaatcattctttcagcgcggctctcaaaaaatcgctctgtgcaacaaaccgaatgttatttacaactttattacttgttattcacagcatatgcaggttctgttcactaaagtaggggTGATTGGTGTGGATGCGCGTTCTCGGTAGTCAAACAGCTCACGGTCGCCTCATGTGATTTTGCAGCCGCGAATACATTACATTTAgaaagaaatgacatttctgggtgaattataccttataaacacagtatgtgacacttttaacaccatttgaaggtgtccatgttgctgtgaagacttgtgtggcCGCCTTTACTcgtctctcctgaccttgaatcgaagaaaagctgaattaagatcgtgtgtagggtcgaattgagattgtgatctttttttcgattgaatcgtgcagccctactgaaCACCTTTGTGCAGTTTTAAAACTAAACCGTTGCCTTtgggggactttttttttttctctaagggTGGAGGGTGAGGGTTGGGTCGGGCTTCATTTGATCTTGAGGGTGCATTCACACTATGTTATCCGAACCAAGCCCAGGCACAATTCCTGGTTCGTTttacaagtgtgagtgctctgaatcaggctcaggtgtggttcagttggccggccctggcctggttgaaagaggtgtgccagagcgcggttcggtTGACTGCAAAGCACGCCTGAGCacaaaactgaagacgagacgtgactgtttcatatggatttattattcattcttactgttcaatgaacacaagcTGTCACCCCTCGCTGAACAACAGCtgcgccttcagcaaacctcctaatacatgcagcacgaggactttatgaacatttatgagtgtcaaaagttgtggatctgttcggtgaaatatttgactgtttcactgcatcccaaaccactAAAATGATATAAGTAACGCAATGTCCATTGTGCTGAGCGAGAATAGTTGCATCACCGATGGCGCAAGCGTGCTCGGCACAGTTCAAGCCACtcactgtacctagtgtgagctGGCTCTGAGAGAGCCTTGCCACAGTGATGCAGGTTATCTaaggggtgctttcacacctgtggctCGATTATTAAGTtctgaaacaaatgaaaatagttacaatgtttatttttgttcttggtgcggttcgctttcacgcGGCAAATTTTCTAAACGGACCAAGATAGCTAAAACAGGTCACATGCGAGCACACTCTCgccacattggtcagagttccacacaactgtcatgcgtccttattttaatttatgactataaacaataagacattataagcaaaaagctgtgacacccacagacatcgtcattaaacataattatgcattataggctttacattatagagagaaataacagataaaccaagactaggtcaattttcctaacagataaacagctctcgctAATATTTTAACAtactttcactttcgtattcaaCATGAAACACACATTGACCAGTAGGAATGATGACATCCCACCATACTCATAATTCCCTTTTCATATACCCTCTATGCCTAttgcatatccataatacactgtgatataaccTGGTTTGTTAGTTAAttggattgttttgctttctcactacaattgatccGCTTCAGAGTCTGTTTCaatcgagctgagaccacctcattcagacgATCTCCAACCGATTGATAATTCACATATGCCCAACGAACcacgctaactggggaaatgcACCAGGTTCCAGAAACAAAAGtctagatgtgaaagcaccctaacacACAGGATCCCTGTCCTTAAACagcaatatataaacaaaacatgtaTACATatcaaacaaatatttatataattgtacCTAATATTAGAAAGTGAGCTAAATGAACCAAACACCACGATAGTTTCGGTTTACTTTATCACTGAAAAGTGCTTGTTTTTCCCACCAATAGCTTTCTTTGACCCTTAAAAGTATGTCAAGGGGTTCATTTTCACATGCACAAGCAACAGACCATCATTTAATTTCACCTGCAGTGCTTCTGTGAGAGGAATACTGTCGTGTGTTCACTTTCGCTTTGGTCTACGTGGGTGCATGGGAGGAATGAGCCGCGATAAGATGATCATCTGTTCCGTATAATGTTTACTTAACATCTTGAACAATGTAGATTCACGGTTTACTCACAACAGTACAAGTGGCATAAACACACAGcttaccatacctgtcaacattgggatgtgaaaataagagaCCCCCCCCCTCCCTTACTAACTCTGTTAATTTgaagctttttttaatgtaaataagtagtttaaatggtcagtatgttttttttttaaattattattattattatttagaaaggatagaataaatagtatacaCTAGAAAGAGCTGCAATAACAGTTTCCCCTGCTTAAAttattagctattataaagaaataagttCTCATTAACCTTTCTTTCTTTACTATATGACTTTAAACATTGTGATTAAAGAGCTGCGAATGAATTTCTCATTTagatattacattaaataacagaggtgtcactttaaaaatgcacagatctaaaatgaaagcattcgattggtttcctaactgtttatgctcatttaagatggaatttgttgtgtttaaaagaaatccCAAATGAGACTGACATGTTTAGATGCTATTGTTATGTGCatatgtctgctaaatgactaaatgtaaatgtctgttcaaacacgcacccaaattccaaagtgtccactttcgctccgcttcaagtCGCATGTACAGAATGTGTTTGGAAATGAAGGGAATCCtgccatttttatatatatatttcaccgtgcgtaaataaaataaaagcacagaacagattcacatttaagagcaaggggcgctCCCTGGTGGTTCGGCGATATGAgctgcgtatagggaggattggctctttactgtttattgccacccttcatagaaaaaatttaaatatgggagaaatacgggaataTATCTTTACTGGATGATAGCGGGATACCATTTTAAAATACGAGAGAATCCTTGGAaaagggttgacaggtatgcagcTTACATGTTCCCACTGTTTGGTGCTCTCGCTCTGGCACAGAACGGCAGCTTTTTCCGACAGTGCGATGAGTATGGGAGCAACCTCTTTAATGAACTGACCTTCCCGTACACAACGTACCTCGGCGCACACTCTCCGTTTGACGTGAATAAACAGCCAAttgaaatgaaaacaataaacacaGTCAATAGGCTTAAAGGGACCCTGCTCTCTTTACTACTATACATTGTTTTCACGTGACGTCATTGGTTACGtacgaaattcagatggagagcAGGAATGTGGTTCTTccacataggaatcgctatcagaacatgttttatgttgtttataattgtttaaattggccaaaatgagaaatgccgaacagcttttataaaCTTCCAAATGTTTTAGGTCATAAAAGGGGGAAAAGTTCAAGAATCtggctgaaaaacagaagaaaaggcaGCATGTAATCAACATTAATTCAATACATTCATTCCATTAATTCGTCTGATGCACCAATAAAGACTGTATACAgacctagctatgtgtataaatatgttaatgtgttatattaaaatctgattcaaacaccaccacacttgtacaaaatccaggagagtataaataacgtaccctgccatcTAATTGCTGCAATTCAATCTCCGAATTGTTTTGTTACAATTTACTAGCGTTTCGGCGGAATAATCAATCGtaacgtgaacatcgagatgcACAGTAGCTGGGGAATGTTTGTTGATGATAAATTCATTGACAGAATgaacccttgcgacaaaactagacggttattattgtggagcacttctTTTTGCCCTCACAAAAATAAATTGATGTGACTATCCTTCCACGCTTTGGTATGCTTTCATGATGTCTGGAACATATCCACATGGGGAAAtactatagtagtttataatAAACGTGTtcttgaaccacatagtaaagtgtgtAATGTGTactacaactctttgttaatgaatgctacagaatactgtagcatgGTAAAccgataaactaataaatactgtaacgttattGTGGTGCATTGTGCTTATAGCATAGagaactgaagcctattgaataattcaTTACTACAGTAGTGTCGTACCACAGCAgcaatataattactacaacaGTTTAATTCACAAATTATCTATAGTATGTTTCCAAACactaaagcaggggtgggcaaacccggtcctggagggctggtgtcctgcacagtttatctccaactctaatcaaacacctgCTTAGAGATGTAtatagtgatcttgaagacactgattggcatgttcaggtgtttttgattcgagttggagctaaacgatgcaggacaccggccctccaggaccgagtttgctcACCCCTGCACtaaagtatttactatagtatttgtcaTGTAgcgtaatagcttatacagtatctaacACCTCGATGACGGGCAAATATATGTTAGTTCGGTAGAAAACTCTGCCCTCTTTATAATATAGTATCGtacccaacatatgtggttattttctattcgTGACTCCTTTAGATTATGGTATAAATCGCAGAAATCTGGACTTTCCTCTATGTTTCCTATTTCGTTTTTcccttcctgccctccatctgaaattcgcacgtcaccagaaccacgtgattgataACAACCTATACTTTCATCTATATAAAACCAACAAACACGTGTATGTTCCACATTACCAGCAAATTAAATAACCTCGTCATGTAGCCTATAATTTTTCTATGAGCtctataaagctgcggtcacactagagtttgagtgtgcaaaattctgtcgtacggcgctgcaaaaatgggcgggattaaacaagactaTTAGACATtcaaaaaagcgagcgattggtccatattttaaatttctgtccagagtggtcatgttttaattttcagttggtctcacgcaatcatgtgatgcgatttcgcaggtcagagttcaccaagcttgaacttttcaacgcagcaaactgtgaaactagccgcacgaccttgcgtttccgatctgacgcagttgacagtactcattaggattcgtttttgatcttaaatggtttgttgcaatcagtttcctcaaatggtttgagtttccttaacttattgggttttacagtgtagtaacaaTCACATTCATTATATCAGAAACTATCATcactttttatatattaaaatttcaCATTTTCACTAGTAGCAACTCAATTATCAACAACTCAATTATTGATATCAACATTAAAATTGTAGATTTCAAGAATTCATATCCTGAGTATGAATAAATGTGAATATGGCTTGCCATATGTAAACAGTTGGTGCATTTTTTGCTATGCCTTTTTTTTTGGAACAGTAAATGGTCAGCAATTATTACAGTATAATGAAACATTGTGAACTATAGAAGGAACATAGAGGATGCCAGTGGGATAAACCAGTAAAGGAAAAAAAGTAAGTTAAACAAGAAATACATATAAAGTTAagcttacaaaataaaatattaagagtGTAAGTAATTTAAAATGAAGTGCTGATTTTATAGGGGAATTTTAAATAGGGCATGACAAGATAATGTTTTCCTAGCCTTAGTGTTTCCTGAACCGGGAAGTGTTTCAAAATATAGTTTCAATTCTTTTATGAATACATTGAAAAGCAGTTTATTATTGGATAATTAGCATTTATGGATGTGATGTTTAGCAGGTAAAAGATCTATGAAGTAAAACGCTTTCTCAGTATTATTGTCGTCTTCAATAAAACCAAATAACACATTTtcccaaaacaaagacaaattgGAATATATAAAGTCAGTCACAAACTTGCAAAAGTTACCCCAAAATATTTTTGTGTAGGTACAGTAGTAAGTGTACAGTTGTTTTACTTTGTAAATTACAGAAAGCGCACATTGAGTCAATATCTGATTTAAATCTTTTTATATAGCCACTCACTGGGTAGGATCTGTGGAGCGGTTTTTGCTAAGCGCTAGCTTCAGCCGTGATGACGTCATCACCGACGCGATAattcagcgtcgagtcttcagagctgaggtgagtcgttgacgctttttctcgtgtttacacaacaataaaacacactttacagtttattaaagcgacaatctgcgactagtttctgcattgagttcacctctatctgtgtgtctgctgaccaaaacaatacagcaggcggTGAGGAGCTCTGAGGACAATATGAGTGAATGTGTTTTCTGTGTATCTTAGGTGTGTAACTTCTTCATCTTCTTGATTAATAATATCTGTAAATGTGATCTGTgagtgtaaaattataatttagtgCTGTAGATATATGATGTTTATCCCTGAAACATGATTTGTGGTGCTCATTATTAACTAGTGAATATAGTAAATAGTATTAAAGTAACTTACTAAAAGTAACTCTTTGTTCGTTACTACGTGTATGTGGTAGTAAAAATGTGGTAAATGCTTATGAGGTATTTAAACTGTAGGTTTATGTAGAgctctgaaaaataaaacaaaacttgttTTCACTTCATTATGTTGATGTTTTCAGATCTACAAATAAGGTCAGTTGTATTAGTTTCAACTCCTGAGGAAATTACATAATTACCTGTTGTATTGTCTACAAGATAAAACTatcataatataatttatttcattaatctGTGAAAATTAAGCAGATTTGTCTGTTTCTTCCTTCAGTTCAGCTGTAAATACTGGAATATTCCCATCAGTCTACAAGTGAAGACGAGCATCAGACCATCAGGAAGAAGAGAAATCTGCAAAGACAGAGTTTactgaaggacagtgagaagatgagtgatccagaaccctgcagaattaaacagg encodes the following:
- the LOC130215580 gene encoding zinc finger protein 431-like, which gives rise to MSDPEPFIIKVEETEEMDVMVKEESEELSEDEDKYHGIFEEETQSEIDHSFFINTKAVNGFICTQCGKSFRHNRDLVRHMMIHTGEKPYQCSHCDKRFNDPGYLKAHERIHTGDKPYHCIDCGKSYIQSSSLRMHRLKYHSLMVAEESEVLSEDEDKTQSKTEDGFLFNTTAVTGFICSLCGKSFNCKYYFKLHMMIHTGEKPYKCDQCSKTFLKPSDLKSHHRIHTNERPYSCSECGKSFTHQLYLKAHEKIHSGVREFVCDKCEKTFLRAGNLKRHQRTHTKEKPDNQSNCSTGFNQTQILKTHERTHTEEKPDNQSNCSTGFSQTQILKTHERTHTEEKPDNQSNCSTGFNQTPILKTHERTHTEEKPDNQSNCSTGFNQTPILKTHERTHTEEKPDNQSNCSTGFNQTPILKTHERTHTEEKLYTCIECGKSFMKFSWLFHHMKSHTGERAHKCDQCSKTFSNHSGLKEHRRVHTNEKPYSCSECGKSFRYRSNLKDHEKLHTGVKEHVCLECGKGFIRARVLKQHQRIHTGEKPYQCSQCDMRFRLLQNLKQHQRIHTGEIPNTHSVSQSTHADPHRRENAQMQSVQQNIFEGFTAEETSSSSYKEEA